The Chryseolinea soli genome contains a region encoding:
- a CDS encoding chaperone modulator CbpM: MQTTEMISALDFCVHHSIELSFIRTLQEHGMIETVTLEETLFIPSVQLERLEKIVRLHADLDINVEGIDTIIHLLQRIEEQQVQITLLKNRLERYED; this comes from the coding sequence ATGCAAACTACGGAAATGATATCTGCCCTGGATTTTTGTGTTCATCATAGCATTGAGCTGTCTTTCATCCGCACGCTGCAGGAGCATGGAATGATTGAAACGGTGACCCTAGAAGAAACGCTGTTTATTCCGAGCGTACAGCTCGAGAGACTGGAAAAGATCGTTCGGCTGCATGCCGATTTGGACATTAATGTAGAAGGGATCGATACCATCATTCATCTGTTACAGCGCATCGAAGAGCAGCAGGTGCAAATCACGCTGCTGAAAAATCGTCTTGAACGGTATGAGGATTGA
- a CDS encoding DnaJ C-terminal domain-containing protein: protein MEFIDYYKVLGIDKNASADDIKKAYRKLARKLHPDLNPNDKEAHKKFQAINEANEVLSDPEKRKKYDQYGKDWQHAEHFEQQRQSPPRQEHQTTTGYDFSDESGDFSSFFESMFGDASRQRQQARFRGQDLHAELHQTLEDAMVTHQQTLTVNGKNIRITIPAGIENGQVIKLKGYGAPGANGGPAGDLYITFQIASHPTFKRSGDDLFTTATIDLYTAVLGGETTIDTLSGKVKLKVNPETQPGTKVRLKGKGFPVYKKEGQTGDLYVTFDVKLPTNLTDKQRELFSELSQLK, encoded by the coding sequence ATGGAATTTATTGACTACTACAAAGTCCTGGGGATCGATAAAAACGCTTCGGCCGACGACATCAAAAAGGCCTATCGCAAACTGGCCCGCAAGCTCCACCCCGACCTGAACCCGAACGACAAAGAGGCCCACAAGAAATTTCAGGCGATCAACGAGGCCAACGAAGTGCTCAGCGACCCCGAGAAGCGAAAGAAGTACGACCAATACGGCAAAGACTGGCAACACGCCGAACACTTCGAACAACAACGCCAAAGCCCACCGCGTCAGGAACACCAAACCACCACCGGCTACGACTTCTCCGACGAAAGCGGCGACTTCTCCAGTTTCTTCGAATCGATGTTTGGCGACGCCTCGCGGCAGCGACAACAAGCCCGATTCCGCGGTCAGGATCTCCACGCCGAACTTCACCAAACCCTGGAAGACGCCATGGTCACCCACCAACAAACCCTTACCGTAAACGGCAAAAACATCCGCATCACCATTCCCGCCGGCATCGAAAATGGTCAGGTCATTAAGTTGAAAGGTTATGGCGCCCCGGGAGCCAACGGCGGCCCGGCCGGCGATCTTTACATTACCTTCCAGATCGCCTCCCATCCCACCTTCAAGCGTTCAGGTGATGACCTGTTCACCACCGCCACCATCGATCTTTATACAGCGGTGCTGGGAGGCGAAACGACCATTGACACATTGAGTGGCAAAGTGAAATTAAAAGTGAATCCCGAGACCCAGCCTGGCACCAAGGTGAGACTGAAAGGAAAAGGTTTTCCAGTCTATAAAAAAGAAGGACAAACCGGCGACCTCTATGTCACCTTCGACGTGAAGCTCCCTACGAACCTCACCGATAAGCAACGCGAACTTTTTTCAGAACTATCACAACTTAAATAA